A genomic stretch from Coffea arabica cultivar ET-39 chromosome 10c, Coffea Arabica ET-39 HiFi, whole genome shotgun sequence includes:
- the LOC113714721 gene encoding bifunctional aspartokinase/homoserine dehydrogenase 1, chloroplastic produces the protein MALSSPISQPSYFHNITSSLFFAGGGVNGNSSNCGSNRTTTLMRSRANNNYRSKNSSLLPKIYPCSPLLRQHPNAFFSSDFNLRWGRRDSSTSNILVSVASAADVLLDEAVEQAQLPKGDTWSIHKFGGTCVGSSDRIKNVAEIIVKDESERKLVVVSAMSKVTDMMYDLINKAQSRDDSYITALDAVLEKHKLTALDLLEGDDLAGFLSSLRDDVNNLKAMLRAIHIAGHATESFSDFVVGHGELWSAQMLAAVVRKNGVDANWMDTRKVLIVTPTSSNQVDPDYLESGKRLEKWYSENPSKTIIATGFIASTPQDIPTTLKRDGSDFSAAIMGALFRAGQVTIWTDVDGVYSADPRKVSEAVILEKLSYQEAWEMSYFGANVLHPRTIIPVMRYDIPIVIRNIFNLSAPGTMICRPLVSETENGQKLESPVKGFATIDNLALVNVEGTGMAGVPGTASAIFGAVKDVGANVIMISQASSEHSVCFAVPEKEVKAVAEALEARFRQALAAGRLSQVAVIPNCSILAAVGQKMASTPGVSATLFNALAKANINVRAIAQGCSEYNITVVVRREDCIRALRAVHSRFYLSQTTIAMGIIGPGLIGGTLLDQLRDQAAVLKEKFNIDLRVMGITGSRKMLLSDKGIDLSRWRELQSELGEKADLETFVHHVHGKHFIPNTVLVDCTADSVVASHYYEWLRRGIHVVTPNKKANSGPLEQYLKLRALQRRSYTHYFYEATVGAGLPIISTLQGLNVTGDKILRIEGIFSGTLSYIFNNFAGARAFSEVVKAAKEAGYTEPDPRDDLSGTDVARKVIILAREAGLKLELSDIPIENLVPEPLRAVTSPEEFLQQLPQFDQDLAKRRQEAEDSGEVLRYVGVVDVENGKGTVELRRYKKEDPFAQLSGSDNIIAFTTERYKKQPLIVRGPGAGAEVTAAGVFSDILRLASYLGAPS, from the exons ATGGCGTTGTCTTCTCCGATTTCCCAGCCATCTTACTTCCATAATATCACGTCTTCATTATTCTTCGCCGGCGGAGGCGTAAATGGGAATAGTAGCAATTGTGGTAGTAACAGGACCACAACACTGATGAGGAGCCGTGCTAATAACAACTATAGGAGCAAGAATTCTTCACTACTGCCCAAGATCTATCCTTGTTCTCCCCTTCTTCGCCAACATCCTAACGCTTTCTTTAG CTCAGATTTCAATTTGAGATGGGGAAGAAGGGATTCGTCTACATCCAACATATTGGTTTCAGTAGCAAGCGCAG CTGATGTTTTGCTGGATGAAGCTGTAGAACAAGCTCAGCTTCCGAAGGGTGATACTTGGTCCATACATAAATTTGGTGGTACTTGTGTGGGAAGTTCAGATAGAATAAAAAATGTGGCAGAGATAATAGTTAAGGATGAATCTGAAAGAAAGTTGGTCGTTGTCTCTGCTATGTCAAAGGTTACTGACATGATGTATGACCTTATTAACAAAGCGCAGTCGCGTGATGATTCTTACATAACTGCACTTGATGCTGTTTTAGAAAAGCACAAGTTAACAGCTCTTGATCTGCTCGAAGGGGATGATCTTGCTGGTTTCTTGTCTAGCTTGCGTGACGACGTCAACAACCTCAAAGCTATGCTTCGTGCAATACATATTG CTGGTCATGCAACAGAATCTTTTTCGGATTTTGTTGTGGGTCATGGTGAGTTGTGGTCTGCTCAAATGTTGGCGGCTGTTGTCAGGAAG AATGGAGTTGATGCCAATTGGATGGACACTAGAAAGGTCCTCATTGTAACTCCTACAAGTTCAAATCAGGTTGATCCTGACTATTTAGAGTCTGGGAAAAGACTTGAAAAATGGTACTCAGAGAATCCGTCCAAAACAATCATTGCTACTGGTTTTATAGCTAGCACCCCACAAGATATACCTACAACTTTGAAGAGAGATGGAAGTGATTTCTCTGCTGCTATTATGGGTGCATTGTTTAGAGCAGGACAAGTAACAATCTGGACTGATGTTGATGGCGTATATAGTGCAGACCCGAGAAAAG TCAGTGAGGCTGTGATCCTGGAGAAATTGTCTTATCAAGAGGCATGGGAAATG TCATACTTTGGAGCAAATGTTTTGCATCCTCGGACCATTATTCCAGTTATGCGGTATGACATACCAATTGTCATAAGAAATATCTTCAACCTTTCTGCTCCTGGAACTATGATCTGTAGGCCATTGGTCAGTGAGACTGAAAATGGTCAGAAATTGGAATCTCCAGTCAAAGGATTTGCAACAATAGACAATTTGGCCCTTGTGAATGTTGAAGG AACTGGAATGGCTGGTGTTCCTGGTACAGCTAGTGCAATTTTTGGTGCTGTCAAAGATGTCGGAGCTAATGTAATCATGATATCCCAG GCTAGCAGTGAGCATTCAGTATGCTTTGCTGTACCTGAGAAGGAAGTTAAGGCTGTTGCTGAAGCTTTGGAGGCTAGATTTCGTCAAGCTTTGGCTGCTGGGCGCCTTTCTCAG GTTGCTGTTATTCCAAACTGTAGTATTTTGGCAGCAGTTGGCCAAAAAATGGCAAGCACCCCTGGAGTTAGCGCTACTCTATTTAATGCACTTGCAAAG GCTAATATTAATGTCCGTGCAATAGCTCAAGGTTGCTCAGAGTACAACATTACAGTGGTTGTCCGGCGTGAAGATTGTATAAGAGCTTTACGGGCTGTGCACTCTAGGTTTTATCTGTCACAGACCACAATTGCTATGGGAATTATTGGTCCAGGGTTGATTGGTGGTACATTACTTGACCAGCTCAGGGACCAG GCAGCAGTCCTCAAGGAAAAGTTTAACATTGATTTGCGTGTTATGGGAATTACTGGATCAAGGAAAATGCTTCTAAGTGATAA GGGCATAGACTTGTCTAGATGGAGGGAGCTTCAAAGTGAGCTTGGGGAAAAAGCTGACCTTGAGACGTTTGTTCATCATGTGCACGGGAAGCATTTCATCCCGAACACTGTTTTAGTGGATTGTACAGCAGACTCTGTAGTTGCAAGTCATTACTATGAATGGTTACGTAGGGGAATACATGTTGTCACCCCAAACAAGAAGGCCAATTCAGGACCACTTGAGCAG TATCTGAAGTTGAGAGCTCTCCAACGTCGATCTTATACGCATTACTTCTATGAAGCTACTGTTGGAGCTGGTCTTCCGATTATTAGCACCTTACAGGGTCTAAATGTAACTGGTGATAAAATATTGCGTATTGAAGGCATTTTCAG TGGGACTCTGAGTTATATATTTAACAACTTTGCTGGAGCACGAGCTTTCAGTGAAGTAGTGAAGGCAGCAAAAGAGGCAGGTTATACAGAACCGGATCCCAGAGATGATCTTTCTGGAACCGATGTGGCTAGAAAG GTAATTATTCTTGCTAGAGAAGCCGGATTAAAGCTGGAACTCTCAGATATTCCTATTGAGAACCTGGTGCCAGAACCTCTGAGG GCTGTAACATCTCCTGAGGAGTTTCTACAGCAGCTGCCACAATTTGACCAAGATTTGGCAAAGCGAAGGCAGGAGGCTGAGGATTCTGGGGAA
- the LOC113714720 gene encoding xyloglucan endotransglucosylase/hydrolase protein 2: MDYLLIIFPIVFVAAINCAQGNGDDPFYRNYYQTWGGSHLTVYNQGHEVQLLMDSSSGAGFSSKRDFGSGYFRMKIKIPEKNSKGLITSFYLISVPVGQPVEGVKHYEFDIEFYGTDGNPHIISTNAFANDLGNREQQFHLWFDPTKGFHTYEILWNQHQIVWFVDDTPIRVWKNNTQLGVGFPTGPLHVEASIWNPSYLGTPDWYQGPFKAHYREFGIDGCNHQSSKQDLCSSQSYYWNQNKYWQLDPKQQGKLQNARKNYMYKDYCKDSNRHGPECQVNQ, encoded by the exons ATGGATTATCTGTTAATCATTTTCCCCATTGTTTTTGTTGCTGCGATTAACTGTGCCCAAGGCAATGGCGATGATCCATTTTATAGAAACTACTATCAAACATGGGGAGGTAGCCATCTCACAGTTTACAATCAAGGACATGAAGTTCAACTTCTAATGGACTCTTCTTCAG GAGCTGGATTCAGTTCGAAAAGAGACTTTGGATCAGGCTATTTTCGCATGAAGATCAAGATACCAGAGAAAAACAGTAAAGGGCTTATCACATCATTTTAT TTAATTTCAGTTCCAGTAGGACAACCAGTAGAAGGTGTGAAGCATTATGAGTTTGACATTGAGTTTTATGGAACTGATGGTAATCCTCATATCATAAGCACCAATGCCTTTGCAAATGATCTGGGAAACAGGGAGCAACAATTTCATCTTTGGTTTGATCCTACCAAGGGTTTTCACACTTATGAGATCCTTTGGAACCAACACCAAATTGT GTGGTTTGTGGATGACACTCCAATTAGGGTGTGGAAGAACAATACACAACTAGGAGTAGGATTCCCAACAGGACCATTGCATGTGGAGGCAAGCATTTGGAATCCAAGCTATCTTGGGACACCAGATTGGTATCAAGGGCCATTCAAGGCTCACTATAGAGAGTTTGGCATTGATGGATGCAATCACCAAAGTTCCAAGCAGGACCTGTGTTCCTCTCAATCTTATTATTGGAATCAAAACAAGTATTGGCAACTAGACCCTAAGCAACAAGGCAAATtacaaaatgcaagaaaaaattaTATGTATAAAGATTATTGCAAGGACTCAAACAGGCATGGCCCAGAATGCCAAGTTAATCAATAG
- the LOC113713880 gene encoding xyloglucan endotransglucosylase/hydrolase protein 2-like: MEFLLVVFSLVLVLATKNANGGGGFSFDEYYYQTFGGNHLTILDQGNEVQLLLDQSTGAGFSSRRDFGSGYFGISMKIPDKNSTGVDTSFYLISVPVGQPVGGVKHYEVDIEFFGTNGNPHVLSTNVFMNDFGGKEQLFHLWFDPTVDFHKYEILWNQNQIVWFVDETPIRVWKNMSNRGVGFPAVPMHVEASIWNPNWLGTIDWRQGPFTAHYREFPINGCRYQGSNPRDCFSQNYYWNQPQYSQLSPDQQRKLREARRNYMFEDYCNDPIKKGQECQFNQ; the protein is encoded by the exons ATGGAATTTTTGCTAGTTGTCTTTTCCTTGGTTCTTGTTCTTGCAACTAAAAATGCAAATGGCGGCGGTGGATTTTCCTTTGATGAGTACTACTATCAAACATTCGGAGGCAATCATCTTACCATCCTTGACCAAGGAAACGAAGTTCAACTTCTATTGGACCAATCTACAG GTGCTGGCTTCAGTTCAAGAAGAGATTTTGGTTCAGGGTACTTTGGTATCAGCATGAAGATACCAGACAAAAACAGTACAGGGGTTGACACATCATTTTAT CTAATTTCAGTTCCAGTAGGACAACCAGTTGGAGGTGTGAAGCATTACGAGGTTGACATTGAATTTTTTGGGACCAATGGTAATCCTCATGTGCTGAGTACAAATGTGTTCATGAATGATTTTGGTGGGAAGGAGCAATTATTTCATCTCTGGTTTGATCCTACGGTAGATTTCCACAAGTATGAGATTCTTTGGAACCAAAACCAAATTGT GTGGTTTGTCGATGAAACTCCAATCAGAGTTTGGAAAAACATGTCAAATCGGGGAGTGGGCTTTCCGGCAGTACCCATGCATGTGGAGGCAAGCATTTGGAATCCTAATTGGCTCGGAACCATAGATTGGAGACAAGGCCCATTTACGGCCCATTATCGTGAGTTTCCCATCAACGGTTGCCGCTACCAGGGTTCGAACCCACGGGACTGCTTTTCCCAAAATTATTATTGGAACCAACCGCAGTACAGCCAATTAAGTCCTGATCAACAACGTAAGCTTCGAGAAGCCAGGAGAAATTACATGTTCGAGGACTACTGTAATGACCCAATCAAGAAAGGCCAAGAATGCCAGTTTAATCAGTAG